Proteins encoded together in one Psilocybe cubensis strain MGC-MH-2018 chromosome 8, whole genome shotgun sequence window:
- a CDS encoding Tripeptidyl-peptidase sed1 yields MKHTAGFFAFLAALFHEVGATPLLPRYGDYLVHEKREFFRDAQTLRRLDGDVIVPLRIGLSQQNLDTLEAHLMAVSDPESTMYGQHWSPARVLEVFSPSQESHDAVRAWLLDAGFDANRLSVSHNNAWIEIQGATVSETEALLNTEYHVFEHDGEEHVACHEYSVPAGVAPHIDLITPTVQANTKLVKPVTSRQPPTSLRRRDIAPEQLQDIVTRASVATNGSLAGCDTAVVPSCLQTLYNMTYTPKATDRNTFGIVTYFPDTYLQSDLDTFFRNFSPSLVGVVPKLVSINGGTIDVDPTSDVGEDGWILEYAMTLTNPQPVQFLKVGNPQISPSLSFNEWLDAVDGSYCTSEGGDDFTFDPQLPNPLPGGFQDHSCGTVKPPNVVSNSQGFEELRLSQFYRQRQCNEFGKLGLMGVTVLYSAGNTGTSGTQSGYCLDDNGSMNLNGTHFNPNWPASCPWITAVGGTQVKPNASATDAFPEEVWNQEIIPGFFESGGGGFSNHFTRPSYQDNAVANYMKFLSKTSPGTLKHFNINGRAYPDLSANANMFLDISNGSVSIDSGTSGATPTVASIITLVNDARISAGKKPVVQGDRGGGFNATKGWDPASGVGTPNLGKLIERWLALP; encoded by the exons ATGAAACATACGGCTGGCTTCTTCGCATTTCTCGCTGCTCTCTTCCATGAGGTGGGGGCCACGCCTCTACTGCCCCGATATGGAGATTATTTGGTCCACGAAAAACGCGAGTTCTTTAGAGATGCTCAAACTTTGCGTCGACTAGACGGAGACGTCATCGTCCCACTTCGCATAGGTCTTTCCCAGCAAAACCTTGATACGTTAGAAGCCCATCTTATGGCTGTTTCCGACCCGGAATCCACAATGTACGGACAGCACTGGTCGCCAGCGCGAGTGCTCGAAGTCTTTTCCCCCTCTCAGGAAAGTCATGATGCCGTTCGTGCATGGCTTCTGGATGCAGGCTTCGATGCGAATCGCCTATCTGTAAGTCACAACAATGCATGGATTGAAATCCAAGGCGCTACTGTCTCCGAGACCGAGGCATTGCTCAACACGGAATATCATGTCTTTGAACATGATGGAGAAGAACATGTTG cttGCCATGAATACTCCGTTCCAGCTGGAGTAGCTCCTCACATCGATCTCATCACACCTACTGTGCAAGCCAACACGAAACTCGTCAAACCAGTCACTAGCCGCCAGCCGCCAACCTCTCTTCGTCGACGGGATATTGCTCCTGAGCAACTACAGGATATCGTGACGAGAGCATCTGTCGCGACAAACGGATCCCTTGCCGGATGCGACACGGCTGTTGTTCCAAGTTGTCTGCAAACGTTGTATAACATGACGTATACCCCAAAAGCGACTGATAGAAACACCTTTGGCATAG TTACATACTTTCCAGACACATACCTCCAGTCGGACCTTGATACTTTCTTCCGCAATTTTTCTCCCTCCCTTGTCGGTGTTGTTCCAAAACTTGTTTCTATTAATGGAG GCACTATCGACGTCGACCCCACTTCTGATGTcggagaagatggctggatTCTTGAATATGCAATGACTCTAACAAACCCACAACCAGTTCAATTTTTGAAAGTTGGGAACCCGCAAATTA GCCCCTCTCTTTCCTTCAATGAATGGCTGGACGCTGTAGACGGCTCGTATTGCACATCGGAAGGTGGAGATGATTTCACTTTCGATCCTCAGCTTCCAAACCCCCTGCCAGGAGGCTTCCAAGACCATTCTTGTGGTACCGTCAAACCACCGAACGTCGTTTCAAATTCCCAAGGCTTTGAAGAGCTCCGGTTATCTCAATTTTATAGGCAGCGTCAGTGCAACGAATTTGGAAAGCTAGGTTTAATGGGGGTCACTGTCTTGTATTCAGCTGGGAATACGGGCACTTCTGGTACTCAGAGTGGATACTGCCTGGATGACAATG GTTCAATGAATCTGAATGGTACACATTTCAACCCGAATTGGCCGGCCTCTTGCCCGTGGATTACTGCTGTTGGTGGCACCCAGGTTAAACCCAACGCTTCAGCAACCGATGCATTTCCCGAAGAAGTGTGGAATCAAGAAATAATCCCAGGGTTTTTCGAGTCCGGCGGCGGTGGCTTTAGCAACCATTTCACGAGACCCTCGTACCAGGACAATGCAGTTGCCAACTATATGAAGTTCTTGTCCAAGACCAGCCCTGGCACTTTGAAGCATTTCAACATAAATGGG AGAGCGTATCCTGATTTGAGCGCGAATGC GAATATGTTCCTAGATATCTCCAACGGTTCTGTGTCTATTGACAGCGGCACGTCAGGTGCCACTCCGACTGTTGCATCCATTATCACCCTTGTTAACGACGCTCGTATCTCGGCTGGCAAAAAGCCTGTCG TGCAAGGAGATCGCGGTGGTGGATTCAATGC AACGAAAGGATGGGATCCAGCGTCAG GTGTGGGCACTCCAAACCTCGGCAAGCTGATCGAAAGGTGGTTGGCATTGCCGTGA
- a CDS encoding Succinate dehydrogenase assembly factor 2, mitochondrial, with product MFRQLARTGFTLATRRTTKERCISSTSRLFADPWPLPHTPQHLASTTTPSDIPPPAPLPRPNESVDTLRARLVYQSRKRGTLESDLLLSTFARDHLSTMSEAELMEYDKLLDEPDWDIYYWATSERAPPERWEKSPLLEKLKIHARNEGKVVRVMPAL from the exons ATGTTCCGACAGCTTGCTCGAACAGGGTTCACTCTCGCCACAAGGCGAACCACCAAGGAAAGGTGTATATCTTCCACGTCGCGTCTATTTGCGGATCCATGGCCTCTTCCGCACACGCCGCAGCATCTGGCTTCAACGACCACACCCTCAGACATTCCGCCTCCAGCACCTTTACCGAGACCTAATGAATCTGTGGATACTCTCAGAGCGCGTCTTGTTTATCAGTCCAGAAAACGTGGAACCCTAGAGAGTGACCTCTTGCTTAGTACATTTGCCAGGGATCATCTGAGCACAATGTCTGAAGCCGAGTTGATGGAGTATGACAAG CTTCTCGACGAACCAGATTGGGATATCTACTATTGGGCCACGAGCGAGCGAGCGCCTCCTGAGCGTTGGGAAAAATCTCCTCTCCTAGAAAAACTCAAAATCCACGCTCGAAATGAAGGAAAGGTCGTTCGCGTGATGCCAGCACTATAA
- a CDS encoding Autophagy-related protein 11 — protein sequence MITICRAEDGQVFQVNASVRDIEGTGSLEQFLQQETGIEADAALAFLSDGRRLTTGNIRDLSSAQDQYIFVFNQDLIESNLEDSLNRLIIEPPFQAAIEDSTATPPIRHAALATSYARTAQIHHEHIQHILRSLSLQHQALQIASTSLDYHILQIYETFDAFASNGRKELEKQASLLEGLDADLDILSKVGVHVEFCSTAVRMAIEAGEKPRVLTDYVSKLKMRQVADGCAKTHEDLKSRFQQVEDAVNKLKHGADSVRNNLANALLFDEASTCARRSEDLLNRITDASAALESPASDTDSLLQDLRHLDSSHRLELQEITHKKNLYTRQCLTVLRHIAALNNDIVNVPPALAALVVSFRGKTSFSHIQRLHNMLYAYGATVIEIVRRKEFSRFFFQRAQSILEVMAKVSANERKRRQVYRGEVHGQLPFETKGLDDPVPTIDFTPSGGTDFVYSFERADVDNLIRVLDDLEQYSRASQNSVALKAVRECRFALEKLIGKMDNLELGFDKIAERSLLSRSHISQSRRRSTEIEEQAIQELADELRTTQEAKALQEQTFNEDKLALQAEIRRLSAKCLESDASLSLEQERSARLERELQQVRGQMESEAVARRILEQRNAELDADISKQRTEIADALADATEQTRQAEMLRQELAQVQEEVEEVKQLEKRNADTVARLMEEQTKNLRNLEEARARGEDLELQIQTVRSESDQLHQALRKASQEKDKLLRDQASEHEMRLRDHKAEADGDRAVLDRQFSELQAVLEHKERQLKDVRGDLEVANADAVGLRQELQRVEHELRDARELIRVHREDLKAGQASQHEYEQRIENSNRLIAQILDVAITFRNTHVKALHIAQSISSHPSSTRHTSANLAESAFSMTGFRHNVIGQPDEPSPIDPSDPNTALETLREFDHDHFLEAVTKTGTIIRKWQKQCKEYRERAKGKISFRNFAKGDLALFLPTRNSATGHLAEQLKTREWIVARITSITERIVDQKDPSSNPYGLGDGVKYYMLEVEDWTQPTNNKRRLSSRKISGADNETKEVFPTGAVSKLSPSALPPGPPEAEVEETFLVTHPPNSHLFPVRGRSNSSPTARPSSLSRLLAQASPAPETSIETSAGPDPEIKSPSPHASPPPASSPQIAVSVPQSVNVNSNHSSMPSPLRPGSRASRLSTTSRFSVGRGVPVLSTGGSMQSKAAPTTALSEQPMASSPSSSAENPFMSPTTPSPEESISDALKNIVTLPNKTTRPRTTSYQTSRPSPLAATTSQATVVPSRPSLAAAVTTNPLTSLANSWGMSFGRKKKTDTGNLTPTAESSNDGAERESEPTISDNPNTSHSAREMLKRF from the exons ATGATTACGATTTGTCGGGCGGAGGACGGCCAAGTATTCCAA GTTAACGCGTCTGTTCGTGATATTGAAGG AACCGGAAGTCTTGAACAATTCTTGCAACAGGAAACTGGAATCGAAGCAGATGCAGCGTTAGCTTTTCTGTCTGATGGAAGACGGTTGACTACTGGCAATATTCGTGATTTGAGTAGCGCCCAGGACCAG TATATTTTTGTGTTCAACCAAGACCTCATTGAATCCAATCTTGAGGATTCACTCAATCGACTGATAATCGAACCACCTTTTCAAGCTGCAATTGAAG ACTCGACAGCTACCCCTCCCATTCGACATGCTGCACTTGCCACGTCTTACGCACGTACTGCACAAATTCATCATGAACACATACAACACATCCTACGTTCGCTCTCGTTGCAGCATCAAGCACTTCAGATAGCTTCTACAAGTCTTGACTATCACATCCTGCAAATATATGAGACGTTTGATGCTTTCGCGTCCAATGGCAGGAAAGAACTGGAGAAGCAGGCATCATTGTTGGAAGGGTTAGATGCAGACCTTGATATTTTATCGAAGGTTGGAGTGCACGTAGAGTTCTGTTCAACGGCTGTGAGAATGGCAATAGAGGCCGGAGAGAAGCCACGGGTACTGACTGATTATGTCTCCAAACTGAAGATGAGACAAGTTGCTGACGGTTGTGCCAAAACTCATG AGGACCTCAAGTCTCGTTTTCAGCAGGTAGAAGACGCGGTTAACAAACTTAAACATGGAGCAGATTCAGTGAGAAACAATTTGGCCAATGCACT CCTCTTCGATGAGGCTAGTACTTGTGCAAGGCGATCAGAAGATCTATTGAATCGGATAACAGACGCCTCTGCTGCCCTGGAAA GCCCTGCTTCTGACACGGACTCTTTGCTCCAAG ATCTCCGGCATCTTGACAGCTCCCATCGACTCGAACTGCAAGAAATCACTCACAAGAAG AATTTGTATACCCGACAATGTTTGACAGTACTCCGACATATTGCTGCACTGAACAACGACATTGTAAATGTTCCTCCAGCTCTGGCCGCGCTGGTTGTCAGCTTTCGCGGAAAAACAAGCTTCTCTCATATTCAGAGGCTTCATAACATGCTATATGCTTATGGCGCTACAGTCATAGAAATTGTTCGTAGAAAAGAATTTT CaaggtttttctttcaacGAGCTCAAAGCATACTGGAAGTTATGGCAAAGGTTTC AGCAAACGAACGAAAACGCCGGCAAGTTTACCGAGGGGAAGTCCACGGTCAACTCCCATTTGAGACCAAAGGCCTAGATGATCCAGTACCGACGATCGATTTTACGCCGTCAGGAGGAACCGATTTTGTCTACTCATTTGAAAGAGCTGACGTAGATA ATTTGATTCGAGTCTTGGATGACCTGGAGCAATACTCTCGCGCAAGTCAGAACTCGGTCGCTCTCAAAGCCGTTCGAGAGTGTCGATTCGCGTTGGAGAAACTTATTGGAAAGATGGATAATTTAGAACTGGGTTTCGATAAGATTGCTGAACGCTCAC TACTTTCGCGTTCTCATATTTCACAATCCCGTAGACGGT CGACAGAAATTGAGGAGCAAGCGATTCAAGAGCTTGCAGATGAACTCCGTACCACCCAGGAAGCGAAAGCGTTGCAGGAGCAAACCTTCAATGAAGACAAATTGGCGCTGCAAGCCGAGATCCGTCGTCTCAGCGCTAAATGCTTGGAGAGTGATGCATCCCTTTCTCTGGAGCAAGAGCGATCGGCGAGATTAGAGCGCGAGTTGCAACAGGTACGCGGCCAGATGGAAAGTGAAGCCGTGGCCCGACGGATTCTGGAACAACGGAATGCTGAACTTGACGCCGACATTTCCAAGCAGCGAACTGAGATTGCGGATGCGTTGGCCGATGCTACGGAGCAAACCCGACAGGCTGAGATGCTGCGACAGGAGCTGGCGCAGGTCCAAGAAGAAGTAGAAGAGGTCAAGCAGTTGGAGAAGCGGAATGCCGACACCGTTGCAAGGCTGATGGAAGAGCAGACGAAGAACTTGCGCAACTTAGAGGAAGCAAGGGCTCGTGGGGAGGATTTGGAACTTCAGATTCAGACCGTACGCTCTGAGAGTGATCAGTTACACCAAGCACTGAGGAAGGCCAGCCAGGAGAAAGATAAACTTCTGAGGGACCAGGCTTCCGAACACGAAATGCGCCTGCGCGATCACAAAGCTGAAGCAGACGGCGACCGGGCTGTTTTAGACCGCCAGTTTTCTGAGTTGCAAGCTGTTCTGGAACACAAGGAGCGGCAGCTCAAGGACGTTCGCGGAGACCTCGAAGTCGCTAACGCTGATGCTGTCGGCCTTCGTCAGGAGTTGCAACGCGTGGAGCATGAACTGCGAGATGCCCGTGAACTTATACGCGTACATCGCGAAGACCTCAAGGCTGGTCAAGCTTCTCAGCATGAGTATGAACAGAGGATTGAGAACAGCAATCGTCTTATTGCTCAGATACTCGACGTCGCTATTACGTTCAGGAACACTCACGTCAAGGCTTTGCATATAGCTCAGTCTATTTCTTCACATCCTAGCTCGACTCGTCACACGTCTGCCAACCTAGCAGAGTCCGCTTTCTCTATGACTGGCTTCCGCCATAACGTTATTGGGCAACCTGATGAACCTTCTCCCATCGACCCGTCGGATCCAAACACTGCACTGGAAACGCTGCGTGAATTTGATCATGACCACTTTTTGGAGGCAGTAACGAAGACGGGCACCATCATCCGCAAGTGGCAAAAACAGTGCAAGGAATACAGAGAGAGAGCGAAGGGTAAGATCTCGTTTAGGAATTTCGCCAAAGGGGATCTAGCATTGTTTCTGCCAACACGGAACTCG GCAACGGGGCATCTCGCTGAACAACTCAAGACGCGAGAATGGATTGTGGCTAGAATTACATCTATTACAGAACGTATAGTGGATCAAAAG GATCCGTCCAGCAACCCATACGGATTAGGTGATGGCGTCAAATATTATAtgcttgaagttgaagactGGACGCAACCAACCAACAACAAACGGCGGCTATCGTCAAGAAAAATATCTGGCGCCGACAATGAAACGAAAGAAGTCTTTCCAACTGGGGCAGTCAGTAAATTAAGTCCCTCTGCGCTTCCTCCTGGTCCGCCTGAAGCTGAAGTTGAGGAAACATTCTTGGTCACGCATCCCCCTAATTCGCACCTGTTTCCGGTAAGAGGTCGATCCAACAGCTCACCAACGGCGCGTCCGTCATCATTGTCGCGTCTCCTTGCCCAAGCCTCTCCGGCTCCGGAAACCTCAATTGAAACATCTGCAGGCCCCGATCCCGAAATTAAAAGTCCTTCCCCTCATGCCTCACCACCGCCTGCATCGTCTCCTCAGATTGCTGTTTCGGTTCCTCAAagtgtcaatgtcaatagTAATCATTCTTCGATGCCATCTCCCCTGCGTCCTGGTTCGCGTGCGTCTCGGCTTTCTACTACATCACGGTTTTCTGTGGGTCGAGGAGTCCCGGTCCTAAGCACAGGCGGATCGATGCAATCGAAGGCTGCTCCTACCACTGCGCTGAGTGAGCAGCCGATGGCATCttcaccctcctcctctgcggAGAATCCGTTCATGTCTCCCACGACACCTTCACCCGAGGAATCCATTTCTGATGCCCTCAAGAACATCGTCACTCTGCCTAACAAAACCACCAGACCGAGAACGACATCTTATCAAACCTCGCGTCCGTCTCCACTAGCAGCAACCACCTCACAGGCGACTGTTGTTCCCTCCAGGCCGTCTCTCGCGGCCGCGGTTACAACAAATCCGCTGACATCTCTCGCCAACAGTTGGGGTATGTCATTTGGacgaaagaagaagacagaTACGGGGAATCTGACCCCTACAGCTGAATCGTCCAACGATGGGGCAGAGCGCGAGAGTGAACCAACTATATCTGATAATCCGAACACATCGCATAGTGCACGAGAGATGCTCAAACGGTTCTGA
- a CDS encoding Lactose permease — protein sequence MGAGAVANSGTTAAYSHLVDPNRTWRNNKRLIYLNLWILLLLITSSTNGYDGSMMNGLQSLTQWAEYFGHPSGGKLGLLNAIQNIGSLAAYPFSPYLADGLGRRSAIFVGAFIMCAATVLQTASQSVGMFIGARFLIGFGLTFAAGAAPMLVTEVSYPVYRGQLTSTYNSLWYSGAIVAAWTCFGSFKINSTWAWRLPSALQGLPSILQVALIWFVPESPRWLIKKGRNEQALKTLAYYHADGNEDDALVQYEFQEIKAAIELDREVESTIGWKTLFATPGNRRRMRIIIALAFFSQWSGNGLVSYYLNKVFITIGITNPTIQLLINGILQIWNLAWALLASAFVDKVGRRLLFLTSTAGMIIFFAMQTACSAVYANTKNESAAHAVIAFIFLYYAAYDIAFSPLIVSYTVEILPYNIRAKGFTVFNFAISLSLIFNQYVNPVALDKLQWKYYLFYVAWLCFEFVFLWFFLIETKNRTLEETAALFDGEEAAEKLAQAAHQNQYKDEKSSIQEDELKA from the exons ATGGGTGCAGGAGCTGTTGCGAACTCGGGAACTACGGCTGCTTACAGCCATCTCGTCGATCCTAACAGGACGTGGCGTAATAACAAGCG GTTGATCTATCTCAACCTTTGGATTCTGCTTCT TCTCATTACATCGTCAACAAACGGTTATGATGGAAGTATGATGAACGGGTTGCAGTCCTTGACCCAATGGGCTGAATACTTTGGTCACCCTTCTGGCGGAAAGCTTGGTCTGCTCAACGCCATCCAA AACATCGGTTCTCTTGCCGCTTACCCCTTCTCCCCATACCTCGCCGATGGCCTTGGTCGTCGCAGTGCCATCTTCGTGGGTGCTTTCATTATGTGTGCCGCCACTGTCCTTCAGACCGCTTCTCAATCCGTCGGCATGTTCATCGGTGCCCG CTTCCTGATTGGTTTCGGTCTTACCTTCGCTGCCGGTGCTGCCCCTATGTTGGTTACTGAGGTCTCCTATCCCGTATACCGTGGACAATTGACTTCCACCTACAACTCCCTCTGGTATTCAGGTGCCATTGT CGCTGCCTGGACATGCTTCGGCTCCTTCAAAATTAACAGCACCTGGGCCTGGCGTCTTCCCTCTGCTCTTCAGGGACTGCCTTCTATCCTCCAAGTTGCCCTGATCTGGTTCGTGCCCGAGTCGCCTCGTTGGTTGATCAAGAAGGGTCGCAATGAGCAAGCCCTCAAGACTTTGGCTTACTACCACGCCGACGGCAATGAGGACGACGCACTTGTTCAGTACGAATTCCAGGAAATCAAGGCCGCCATCGAGCTCGACCGTGAAGTCGAATCCACCATCGGCTGGAAGACTCTCTTCGCGACCCCCGGAAACAGGAGACGCATGAGGATCATCATCGCCCTTGCCTTCTTCTCTCAATGGTCTGGCAACGGTCTCGTCTCTTACTACTTGAACAAGGTCTTCATCACCATCGGCATCACCAACCCCACTATCCAGCTCCTCATCAACGGTATCCTTCAAATCTGGAACTTGGCCTGGGCCCTCCTCGCATCCGCCTTCGTCGACAAGGTCGGACGTCGCCTCCTTTTCTTGACCTCCACCGCCGGCATgatcatcttcttcgccaTGCAGACCGCCTGCTCTGCCGTCTACGCCAACACCAAGAACGAATCCGCCGCGCATGCTGTCATTGcattcatcttcctctaCTATGCTGCATACGACATCGCCTTCAGCCCTCTCATCGTCTCTTACACCGTTGAGATTCTCCCATACAACATTCGTGCCAAGGGATTCACCGTGTTCAACTTTGCCATCTCCTTGTCGCTTATCTTCAACCAATACGTCAACCCTGTTGCTCTCG ACAAGCTCCAGTGGAAGTACTACCTCTTCTACGTTGCCTGGCTCTGCTTCGAATTCGTGTTCCTCTGGTTCT TCCTCATCGAGACCAAGAACCGCACTCTCGAGGAAACCGCTGCTCTCTTCGATGGCGAGGAGGCTGCCGAGAAACTTGCTCAAGCCGCTCACCAAAACCAATACAAAGACGAGAAGTCTTCCATCCAGGAGGACGAGCTCAAAGCCTAA
- a CDS encoding UDP-glucosyltransferase 45: MPITTPVPQDSLQQCAESIGTRYGAGREKDTPFSLYFVAVLGYVLRCKYGISRLINPILGVRTHQSLSPAYLKNAEAEIAAELDSGEASPETRQRVRFLSSFRTEATADFFNNITLMFQSFPTIYRDLWNGKSVTCATTGKSLDAVDAISAYFVDAYASPLIPMARAITGESVPIISFLPVHASYILHLHGPEEMGGHGDLGAKIDAEAVRSGVTTKEIGDKLFYHTEGKVNRVPGLPPMYDWEHFPQKIENDMPVSDFLRLAYSGFEACDALLSLSAYDFEPESMEALKMWYAKQWGKELYAVGPLVASRPTKYGISSNNDSISSDIEHFLDEALHQYGEKSLVLLSFGSIFWPSKSEYVEEVVEALIEKKFPFIVSYASPYAKLSDALINKVNASGIGIISKWIPQKFILDHQATGWFITHAGQSGVLESLDSGVPMICWPFKFDQSPASAYLSECLQAAFELVEVRTGESGMKPMFRHGRKPQGTLEAVGAEIREVLDACRGEKGSVLRRNAEDMKLKFSKSWGPDGHSRRNFDDFLRKFELNLHESTLAL, from the exons ATGCCCATTACAACACCAGTACCGCAAGATAGCTTACAGCAG TGCGCCGAATCCATAGGGACTCGATATGGGGCTGGACGTGAAAAGGACACACCATTTTCTCTTTACTTCGTTGCCGTTCTGGGGTATGTTTTACGATGCAAGTATGGGATAAGTAGGCTTATCAATCCCATTCTGGGGGTTAGGACACACCAGAGCC TTTCTCCGGCATATCTAAAGAACGCAGAAGCCGAAATAGCAGCTGAGCTCGATTCCGGAGAAGCATCCCCTGAAACTCGTCAGCGCGTCAG GTTTTTGTCTAGTTTCCGTACAGAAGCTACTGCAgatttcttcaacaacattaCGCTCATGTTCCAATCTTTCCCCACGATTTACAGGGATCTTTGGAACGGCAAATCAGTCACTTGTGCTACCACTGGCAAGAGCTTAGACGCTGTTGATGCCATCAGCGCCTACTTCGTGGAT GCTTATGCGAGTCCTTTGATACCAATGGCGCGCGCTATCACAGGGGAATCAGTCCCCATTATTTCCTTCTTACCAGTTCATGCTTCATATATTCTCCATCTTCATGGTCCCGAGGAAATGGGCGGACATGGAGATTTGGGCGCGAAAATTGACGCAGAAGCAGTTCGATCTGGAGTCACAACAAAGGAAATTGGCGACAAG TTGTTCTACCACACAGAAGGAAAAGTTAATAGAGTTCCAGGACTCCCTCCGATGTACGACTGGGAACACTTCCCGCAAAAG ATCGAAAATGATATGCCCGTTTCTGATTTTTTAAGACTTGCGTATTC CGGTTTTGAGGCTTGCGACGCTCTATTATCTCTCTCTGCTTACGACTTCGAGCCCGAGTCGATGGAAGCATTGAAAATGTGGTATGCCAAGCAGTGGGGAAAAGAACTCTACGCGGTTGGCCCTTTGGTAGCCTCTAGGCCAACCAAATACGGAATATCTTCCAACAATGATAGCATCTCATCTGACATAGAACACTTTCTGGACGAAGCCTTGCATCAATATGGGGAGAAGTCACTTGTTCTG CTCTCCTTTGGCTCTATATTCTGGCCCAGCAAATCTGAGTATGTTGAGGAGGTTGTCGAGGCTTTGATTGAGAAAAAATTTCCTTTT ATTGTATCCTATGCTTCTCCTTACGCTAAGCTTTCGGATGCCTTGATCAACAAAGTCAACGCGAGTGGGATTGGTATTATCTCTAAATGGATCCCACAGAAGTTTATCCTTGACCATCAA GCCACTGGGTGGTTCATCACCCACGCTGGGCAGAGCGGTGTTCTAGAGTCTTTGGATAGTGGTGTTCCGAT GATATGTTGGCCATTTAAATTCGACCAATCCCCAGCTTCTGCTTACCTCTCCGAATGTCTCCAAGCCGCCTTCGAATTAGTTGAAGTAAGGACAGGAGAGAGTGGGATGAAGCCCATGTTTAGGCATGGTCGAAAACCTCAGGGTACTCTGGAAGCTGTTGGTGCAGAAATCCGTGAGGTTCTAGATGCCTGTCGTGGAGAAAAGGGTTCAGTTTTACGGAGAAATGCTGAAGACATGAAATTGAAGTTTTCAAAGTCTTGGGGACCCGATGGTCATAGCCGAAGAAATTTTGACGACTTCCTTCGCAAATTCGAGCTTAATTTACACGAGTCGACACTTGCCTTGTGA
- a CDS encoding Short-chain dehydrogenase/reductase ATR9: MATLQGKSIVVVGGSSGIGFAVALASLQSQAKSVIIASSNQAKVERGVERLKAYNLPGEISGHVVDAMDSASVKKFALDIGTVDHIVWSSGDNPGKTVNAKVETYEAGQGVFAVRFWGPFVLAQHAKFNPGGSLTLTSGLIGVKPWPGSHLAAGMLSSLDGLVRGLAVDLAPVRVNLVNPGPIDTEIFDIMFGDQKKSALEGLAAKSLLKRVGEPSEAAEAYLFLMKCGFITGQRIDVEGGQVLM; the protein is encoded by the exons ATGGCAACTCTCCAAGGCAAAAGCATCGTGGTTGTTGGAGGCTCATCGGGGATTGGTTTCGCAGTCGCCCTCGCTTCCCTTCAATCTCAGGCGAAATCTGTCATTATTGCCTCCAGCAATCAGGCAAAGGTGGAGCGCGGCGTGGAACGTTTGAAAGCTTATAATCTGCCAGGGGAAATCAGCGGGCATGTAGTGGATGCCATGGACTCTGCGAGTGTCAAAAAGTTTGCGCTAGATATTGGCACCGTCGACCATATTGTTTGGTCCAGTGGGGACAACCCTGGCAAAACTGTCAATGCAAAGGTTGAAACTTACGAGGCCGGACAAG GTGTATTCGCTGTTCGCTTTTGGGGACCTTTTGTCTTAGCACAACATGCGAAGTTCAATCCCGGGGGGTCCTTGACTCTTACATCTG GTTTGATTGGTGTTAAACCGTGGCCAGGATCTCATCTAGCGGCAGGCATGCTTTCCTCTCTGGATGGGCTTGTTAGGGGTCTTGCAGTAGACTTGGCGCCCGTGCGCGTTAACCTTGTTAATCCAGGGCCG ATTGACACAGAG ATTTTTGACATTATGTTTGGTGATCAGAAGAAAAGCGCTTTGGAAGGATTGGCAGCCAAATCACTTCTTAAGCGAGTGGGTGAACCGAGCGAG GCTGCAGAGGCGTATCTCTTTTTGATGAA GTGCGGATTCATCACTGGACAGCGAATTGATGTCGAAGGTGGTCAAGTCTTAATGTAA